TCACTGACACATCGTATGTGCgtttgttactgtgtgtgttcgtAGTTGGAAGAACTCAGAGCCACTGTCCATTCTGAGCTGCGTTACAAACGTAGCAGTGCAAGATGGTGGAAACGAGCCATTCCttgattagatttaaaaggctTTTTATAAGCTAAATAAAACCATTCTCAATGCCAGGCCATTAAAcactaatgaaaaaaaatatattcctaTTGTATTCCATTTCTTAATATTCAGCACTGCTCccttaagagaaaaaaagaatcacaaaaCTTGACGAGTCACGTTTTAGTTTGAGCAGATGAGGCTGTAGGTTTCCATTACTGGGAAACAAAAGTAAAGCGTGTTACCACATAACCCCAGACTCCATATGCAATAGCCCCGCCTCCACGATTGGCTTTCCCATCATCGTCAACATTTAAGGCCGCGTGCGCAACACTATCAGAAAGCAGAAGTTGGACATTACTTCTACATTTCATAACCAGTTGCAAATGTACcttttgtacatattttacattttgagtcCATGTTTGTGTCATTGGGGCAAAATGTAATCCTGGAGACCGCATTGTTTAATTTTCTCTGTCCATGGCAGATTTTGTAACTACGATAGCGTCGTAACTCTAAGATGCGTTCCCATAACAGATGTGTCACTTAGATCCAAATTAAGGTTGAGTTCAATGATGTCCGTGGTCAAAGAATCGGGGCAAGGGGGCCGTTATCCTCTTTCTGGATACTTTTTACGCCCGTGGCCCATTTTGGTAGTTAAGATAAAAATGAAGGCGGAGTTCAAAGATGGGTGTGGTCCGAGCAGACCGTTGCTACTAGCAACAAAGAAGTGACGTCGCCTACATCTCCTGAGGTCCATTTGTAGTGCTGAGGCTCAGACTGGTTGTGCGGGTTGCCATTCCAAATATGGTTTTCATTTTACTGTCCCATTGATTGCAACAGATGTCATgcttcggtgtgtgtgtgtctgatggagGAAGCAAAGTGCAGTGTTTTGTAAGAAGACTTTTAGTACCTTAGTTCAAATCTAGAATACACATTGTGACAACCATTTTGTTAACTCATCCCCATtaccctctgtctgtctctattTCTGCTGTTTAATATCTATCATTTTTAATTCAGTGCTGATCAGAGTGAAACAACCTTGGGGTCCAAACTGGAGGCCCTGCAGTGCCACTTTACCTGGATTCTGGAATACAGCAAGAAcaaacttttacatttaagggacAAGCTGGTGGACATCGGCACGGAGGAAGGAAACAGCTGGCTGGGTCACATCTACAACCTGAGGGGCTTCATTCAGTGCAAGCTGGGCTCCACTGAAGACGCCCTGAGTTTCTTCCTCCAGGCTGCAGAGGCCTTCGGCCAGATGAGAAGGGCAGGTGAAGGTCCCTGGTTGGTGGTGAATTACGGGAACCTGGCTTGGCTGCACCACCTCCTGGGAGACCAAGCAGAGAGCGAGGCTTACCTTTCAAAGGTTGaagcaataaaaaagaaatacccAACTCCATCGGAGGACGAGCTCCATGCAGAGCTCTACGCTGAAAAAGCCTGGACCCTGATGAATTTCGGCACAAAAGGAGAGCTGGTGTCAGAATACTTCCAGAAAGCCATCCAGATGCAGCCAGACATGGTGGAGTGGAACACCAGTCACGTACTGTGCAGCAACTCATGGTTAGAAGATGACATCTTAGAGAAAATAAGGCTCGCCCAGGAACAGGATCCGGAGAACTTGCGCCTTGCAGTTTACTACCTTGAGGAACGTGCTAGGAAAGGGGAAATAATTGAAGATGAAGCACGCCAGTTGGCTAGAAAGTTTTTGAGAAACCCCGTCAGTAGCTACAGTGGTCTAAAAGGGTTACTAAGGATTTATAGAAACCATCTATCAATTGATGAGGCCGTTGATCTGGCAGAGGAGGCTCTGCAACATCATCCAGATGAGCGCTATTTGAAGAGATGTGCCGCACTCTACTATAAATGGTTGATTTATTCTAGCTACAGTCGACCAGAGCAGAGGACGCTGGACAGAGCCATCAGTCTCCTTAAGGAGGTGATTTTTCTATACCCTCATTGTTCGCTTATGAAGAAAGTAGACCTCGCGAATATACACGCAAAGTCCAATCACAGCAAGGATGAAGCTGAGCAAATCTACCAGGAACTGCTAAAAAGTGAGATGGAACCTGCAGAGAAACAGCTGCTTTACAACAATTACGCAAAATATTCAAAGTGCGATCGAAGGGAGTACCAAAGGGCAATAAGGTATCACATGAAGGTGGCGACCATACCGCATCAATCCTCCTTCCGTAGGAACAGCATTAAGATTCTGGTGGAGGTTGTAGAGCGGCACAGGGACTCAATGTGGAGAGAGGTAGAGGAGTTTCTGGAAAACCTGAAAGAGCCATAGTGTTTTTAACACTAGTTCTAAAAAGGTTTTGTGATGGTCGGTTGGTCCAAACGGCAGTATCACCCAACACATACGTGTAATATTGTTGGGTTTTGTCTTTGCTTGTCTATGAAAATTACACTATTCATCGAGCAGTTACCCCATCTTTAAAACTTTACACTACAGTCCAGTTAATGGAATACAATATAAAAGATCTAGCAATTTGTATGAAAGGCTGAACCATATATGAAAGTTAAGAATAATTAATTCTTTATTGACAAAATCATTGGAGCATGtatatttaattatataattTTCCAAAAGATAAATTATGCAAACTGAATGAGCTGTAATATGTGTTATTTCAACTAAATgtaacttttaaataaaatacctgGAGCATCAATCACAAG
This Gasterosteus aculeatus chromosome 8, fGasAcu3.hap1.1, whole genome shotgun sequence DNA region includes the following protein-coding sequences:
- the LOC120823605 gene encoding antiviral innate immune response effector IFIT1-like, with translation METKPAAAFHPIFFALKSVQVSADQSETTLGSKLEALQCHFTWILEYSKNKLLHLRDKLVDIGTEEGNSWLGHIYNLRGFIQCKLGSTEDALSFFLQAAEAFGQMRRAGEGPWLVVNYGNLAWLHHLLGDQAESEAYLSKVEAIKKKYPTPSEDELHAELYAEKAWTLMNFGTKGELVSEYFQKAIQMQPDMVEWNTSHVLCSNSWLEDDILEKIRLAQEQDPENLRLAVYYLEERARKGEIIEDEARQLARKFLRNPVSSYSGLKGLLRIYRNHLSIDEAVDLAEEALQHHPDERYLKRCAALYYKWLIYSSYSRPEQRTLDRAISLLKEVIFLYPHCSLMKKVDLANIHAKSNHSKDEAEQIYQELLKSEMEPAEKQLLYNNYAKYSKCDRREYQRAIRYHMKVATIPHQSSFRRNSIKILVEVVERHRDSMWREVEEFLENLKEP